A stretch of Lactuca sativa cultivar Salinas chromosome 6, Lsat_Salinas_v11, whole genome shotgun sequence DNA encodes these proteins:
- the LOC111898782 gene encoding endoglucanase 6: MGKLVGFCSMASTLFLIMGVLPLALARGHDYGEALSKSILFFEAQRSGYLPDNQRVKWRGNSGLFDGKANGVDLVGGYYDAGDNVKFGLPMAFTVTMMSWSIMEYGNQMGASGELSHAMDAVKWGTDYLIKAHPEPHVLYGEVGDGNTDHYCWQRPEDMTTSRNAYRIDQNNPGSDLAGETAAAMAAASIIFRRSNPTYSRELLTHAYQLFDFADKYRGKYDSSITVAQKYYRSVSGYADELLWAAAWMYKATSNEYYLDYLGKNGDVLGGTGWAMTEFGWDVKYAGVQTLVAKFLMAGNAGGNAPVFGKYQEKAEFFMCSCLGKSSQNVQTTPGGLIFRQRWNNLQFVTSASFLLTVYSDYLTSAGKNLHCSSGAVAPSELLSFAKSQVDYILGDNPRATSYMVGYGSNYPQQVHHRGSSIVSVKVNPSFVSCRGGYATWFSRKASDPNLLTGAIVGGPDAYDNFADHRDNYEQTEPATYNNAPLLGILARLHGGHNGYNQLLPVEISVAKPIAVQPKPNPVKETPFSAPIAIEQKTTTSWVANGKTYYRYSTIVTNKSGKTIKNLNLSVSKLYGPLWGLAKSVSGSYGFPTWVSSLPAGKSIEFVYIHSSSPAEVSVSSYTLA; the protein is encoded by the exons ATGGGGAAATTGGTGGGATTCTGTTCAATGGCATCCACTCTGTTTCTTATTATGGGAGTTTTACCTTTGGCTTTAGCAAGAGGACATGATTACGGAGAAGCTCTAAGCAAAAGCATTCTCTTCTTTGAAGCTCAGAGATCCGGTTATCTACCCGATAATCAAAGAGTTAAATGGAGAGGAAATTCAGGGCTCTTCGATGGCAAAGCAAATGGG GTGGATCTGGTGGGAGGGTATTATGATGCAGGGGATAACGTGAAGTTTGGGCTTCCAATGGCGTTTACAGTGACGATGATGTCATGGAGTATAATGGAATACGGGAATCAAATGGGTGCGAGTGGTGAGCTTAGTCATGCCATGGATGCTGTGAAATGGGGCACTGATTATCTCATTAAAGCTCACCCTGAACCTCATGTTCTATATGGAGAG GTTGGAGATGGTAATACAGATCATTATTGTTGGCAAAGACCAGAAGACATGACGACTTCTCGAAATGCATACAGAATTGACCAAAATAACCCTGGCTCTGATCTCGCCGGAGAGACCGCCGCCGCTATGGCAGCCGCCTCTATCATCTTCCGCCGCTCAAACCCTACTTACTCTCGGGAGCTTCTCACCCATGCCTATCAG CTTTTCGATTTTGCGGACAAATACAGGGGTAAATATGACAGTAGCATCACGGTGGCCCAGAAGTACTACCGATCCGTCAGTGGATACGCT GATGAATTGCTTTGGGCAgctgcttggatgtacaaggcAACAAGCAATGAGTACTACTTAGATTACCTTGGTAAAAACGGCGACGTTCTAGGCGGGACTGGGTGGGCCATGACGGAGTTCGGGTGGGATGTCAAGTACGCCGGCGTTCAAACTCTCGTCGCCAAGTTTCTAATGGCAGGTAACGCCGGTGGAAATGCTCCGGTGTTCGGAAAGTATCAAGAAAAAGCTGAATTTTTCATGTGTTCGTGTCTCGGGAAAAGTAGTCAAAACGTTCAAACAACTCCCGGCGGATTAATTTTCCGGCAACGATGGAACAACCTGCAGTTCGTCACAAGTGCGTCGTTCCTCCTCACCGTCTACTCCGATTACCTCACCTCCGCCGGGAAAAACTTACATTGTTCCTCCGGCGCCGTCGCTCCGTCGGAACTACTCTCATTCGCTAAATCTCAG GTGGATTACATACTTGGTGATAATCCGAGAGCGACGAGTTACATGGTTGGGTATGGGAGCAATTACCCACAACAAGTTCATCACAGAGGTTCGTCGATTgtttcagtcaaagtcaacccgtCGTTTGTTAGCTGTAGAGGTGGTTATGCGACGTGGTTTAGTAGAAAAGCGAGTGACCCGAATCTGTTGACTGGCGCCATTGTTGGTGGACCTGATGCGTATGATAACTTTGCGGATCATAGAGATAATTATGAACAGACTGAGCCTGCTACGTATAATAATGCCCCTCTTCTTGGTATTTTGGCTAGATTACATGGGGGGCATAATGGGTATAATCAATTGCTTCCTG TTGAAATTTCTGTTGCTAAGCCTATTGCTGTTCAACCGAAGCCTAATCCAGTAAAAGAAACTCCATTTTCAG CTCCAATTGCAATTGAACAAAAGACTACAACTTCATGGGTAGCAAATGGGAAAACATACTACAGATACTCAACTATAGTGACCAACAAATCAGGGAAGACAATCAAGAACCTTAACCTATCAGTCTCCAAGCTCTATGGTCCATTGTGGGGCCTAGCCAAGAGTGTAAGTGGGTCCTACGGGTTCCCAACATGGGTTAGCTCATTGCCAGCTGGCAAAAGCATAGAGTTTGTGTACATCCATTCTTCTTCGCCTGCAGAAGTATCGGTTTCAAGCTACACATTGGCATAA